One Bythopirellula goksoeyrii genomic window, AAGTTCCGTTGCCGTCGGGTACCATCTCGCCGTCGCGCACGACCTGGCTCAGCATCGAGCCCATATGGCCATAGATTCCGCTGCCTAGACCATCGAGATCGGAAAGAAATGCTACCTGCCCCGAATCGTTAAGTGCAGGATCTCCTAAATTCTGGTAGACGTTGTTGCCATCAGGTGTCGTCTGACCGGTCCGAACGATCTGGGTCAGCGCGGTACCATCCCCCATGAAGACGGCACGATGGGTTCCTGGATCCGGAGTATGCACTGCTACTGAACTATTGAAAGCCACTTGCCCGGCGTCGTTGAAAGAAAACGCACTGAACAAGGGGTTGGCGAAGGATGACAACGTGTTACTCCCCCCGGGAACGGTTTGGCCTTCACGTACAATTTTTGTCAGCGTTGTGCCATTGCCGTAATAAATACCAGTATCGTCTGCCCCCCCGCCACTGGTACCGGCAAGAAGTGCAGTGAAAGCCACCTGCTCGGCATTGTTAAGGACAACAGAAGAAAAACCACCAGCACGGCCAACACTAAAAACACCATTCCCATCGGGGGCCGGGTCTCCAGTGACGACGATTACCTTGACACCTGCAAGTGCGGGCGAAATGACTAGTCCAATCAGCATCGCTGAGGAGGTCAACAGATGGACTAAGTTCCACGAAGATCGATTCATAATCTCACCTCCAGTTCCGAACAGCCAGCGAGAGAATTCGCCTTAGAAATTCTCTTCTCTCGTTCCCGACAGCAATTATGACCATTTCGCGACGACTTGTCCAGAAAATCTAAGTTAGAACCTGGGGTAGTGGTGAACCCATTTTTCCCAGAGAATCGCTCACAGGTGATCCACTCCGAGAAGCCTAAATAGGCCTACTCTCCTAGCCGGACCGCCACGCGGTCCGGGAATTACTGTCGCTCGTACATTGACCCCGGAGGACGTGGTCCTCCGGCTAAGATTATACCCATATGCTATTCCCCTCTGAATTTCGTGCATTGGTTAGCGGCCAACAGACTGGCCCACGCGCCGCCATACTGCGGGGAGTATTGCGTCTTGCAGAGACTCCTTACACGTTGGCCATGCGCTACCGCAACCATCGCTACGACTCCGGCACTGCGGAGTCCCATGCAGTCAGCGTGCCTGTGATAAGTGTCGGGAATCTGACCCTCGGTGGGACGGGCAAAACTCCTTTGGTCGAATGGTTGGCCCTCAAGTTGGCTGAGTCAGAAAAACGAGTCGCCATTGTGAGCCGAGGCTACGGAAGTGAAGAAGGCAAACCAAACGATGAAGCCTTGGAACTGGCATTGGCGATACCTAACGTGCCGCATATTCAGAACCCCGACCGATTGGCGGCGGCCAAAACCGCCATCGCCGAGCATGCCGCACAAGTTGTCCTACTCGACGACGGTTTCCAACATCGACGCTTGAAGCGCGATCTCGATATCGTACTGCTGGATGCCACCGAGCCCTTTGGTTTCGATCACGTGTTTCCTCGTGGTACTCTGCGTGAACCGGTGAGAGGACTTGCTCGTGCAGACGTAGTGATTCTCAGTCGAGCCGATCTACTGAGCGATACGATGCGTCAAACAATCCGCGCGCGGGTCACCCAATTGGCACCACAGGCAATCTGGTGCGAAGTGCGCCACCACCTCTCTCGGCTCACTAACAGCGATGGCCATCAAGTCGACTCGAACATTCTCTCGGGAAAACGAGCTGCCGCCTTCTGCGGCATTGGCAACCCGGCAGGCTTTCGACATACACTCGACGCGCTTGACTGCAAGAACATCCGCCTGCGCGAGTTCCCCGATCACCACAACTACTCCCGCGAGGACATCGCGGAACTCAGTGCATGGTGCCAAGGCTCCGACATACTGCTCACCACCCGAAAAGACCTGGTCAAAGTAAGCGTGCCTACCCTCGGTGGCATCCCGCTCTGGGCCGTAGAAATCGAGATCGATTTTCTCACCGGCCAAGCGGCATTGGAGGAACAACTCTTGTTAGCCGCGATGCGGAGCGCATGTTAGCCGCGATGCGGAGCGCCAGGGCAGCAGAGCGCGTCTTGCCCGGACCGCGCTCTGCTGCGCTGGCGCTGCGCATTGCGGCTAACGTGACTGCTACACGCCGAATTCGGAAAAAACTGCGTCAAATTC contains:
- the lpxK gene encoding tetraacyldisaccharide 4'-kinase: MLFPSEFRALVSGQQTGPRAAILRGVLRLAETPYTLAMRYRNHRYDSGTAESHAVSVPVISVGNLTLGGTGKTPLVEWLALKLAESEKRVAIVSRGYGSEEGKPNDEALELALAIPNVPHIQNPDRLAAAKTAIAEHAAQVVLLDDGFQHRRLKRDLDIVLLDATEPFGFDHVFPRGTLREPVRGLARADVVILSRADLLSDTMRQTIRARVTQLAPQAIWCEVRHHLSRLTNSDGHQVDSNILSGKRAAAFCGIGNPAGFRHTLDALDCKNIRLREFPDHHNYSREDIAELSAWCQGSDILLTTRKDLVKVSVPTLGGIPLWAVEIEIDFLTGQAALEEQLLLAAMRSAC